The Acidimicrobiales bacterium region CGAGCTGCCAGGCCGTCGGCATGCCGGCGCTCGGCGTGTGGGCCCGGGTGCCGCACTACCTCGCCGCCTCTGCGTATCCCGCGGCCGCCGCGGCGTTGATCGACGGTCTCGCGAGTGTCGCCGGCCTCACCCTGCAGTCGGCGGACCTGCATTCCGAAGCCGCGGCGGCGAAGTTGCGTATCGACTCGCTCGTAGCGGAATCGGCCGAGCACCGAGCGCTGGTGGCGCAGCTCGAGCAGCAGGTCGACGCGGACGACGACTCCGTCGGCCCGACCCCGATCGCCACCGACCCCGCCGCGCTCGAAGAAGGACTCAGCGCGATCGAAGAGTTCCTGCGGGACCAGAACTCCTAGCGCGTGGAGACGACACCGGCGAAGGGATGGTACGCCGATCCGTTCGGCCGCCACCGCTACCGCTTCTGGGACGGAGCGCGCTGGACGGGGTACGCCGCCGACGCCGAGGTGCTGTGGGACGACGTCGAACCGGCCAACGCCGGAATCGCCGAAGTCGACGTCGCCCCCGTCAAGCCGGGCGTCATCACCGCCGTGTTGGGTTACGGCATCGGCGTTGGGCTCGCGATCCTCGTCGACGTGTTGTTCCACACGGTCGACAAGCACGACAAGTACCGCCTGCTGCACGTGATCGTGAGCCAGCTCGGGCTGTGGTCGGGCCTCATCGGCGCGTGCGTGGTGGTGAGCCGCCGGCGCGGCACCGGTTCACTGCGGCGCGACTTCGACTGGCGCTTCCGCAAGATCGACGTTGGCCTCGGACTCGCCGGCGCCTTCGCCGGACGACTCGTCGGCGGCATCGTCGTGGCCCCGATTCCGATTCCCTTCCGGCACCCGACCGCGCCCGAGAAGGACATCTTCAATCGGGTGGCGCGCGGGCCGCTCGACTGGATCGTCCTCGTGTTGATCGTGTGCGTCGGCGCGCCGCTCATCGAAGAACTGTTCTTCCGCGGTCTGATGCAGCCGCGCCTGGTGCAGCGCTTCGGCACCGCCCCGGGGCTCGTGGCGACGGCGCTGCTATTCGGCGCCGCCCACATGATCAATTGGCAGGGCCGCATCACGTTCATCTACGCCGCGTCGATCGCGGGCGGTGGTCTTGTGCTCGGCCTGCTCCGTCACCTGACCGGACGCCTCGGCCCGGGCACGTGGGCCCACTTCTTCTTCAACGCCCAGGCGGTGGCGTTGACCGCGCTGCTGACGTAGTCAGTTGGTGTTGTCGGCGTTGTAGGCGAAGTCGGAGTAGTCCTGGTTGAAGCGGTTGAGCGCCGATTGGTAATCGGCAGCCGCCGCGCCGTAGTCGGCCTGGGTTGAGGCCACCGCCATGCGCCGCAGCGCGGAGGAACAGTCGTGCGCGTCCGCGATCAGCGGCGACGCGTCGAGCTGCGCGGGGAAGCTGATGTTCCCCACTTCGGTGGCAAAGCCGTCGAACGCGTTGGCGAGTCGATTGTTGGCGTCGTGCAGGCACGTCAGGCCGCCGCTGATGGCGCACTGCTGCGCGTCGGCGCCGAACTGGTTGACGGCGACCCCCAGCGTGTGGTGGCTGTCGTCGAGCTTCTGGTACGCCCGCGCCGTCTTCACCCCGGTCACGCCGCCGACGACGATAAGGCCGCCATAGACGACGATCGTGAGCACGATGAACGTCACGAGCAACCGGCGCGCCGCCTTCGACAAAACCAGCCGCGTGATGCGCGGTCTCTCGGGCAGGTCTGGTTCGCCCAATGCGGCTGCCGCCGCAGCAGGCGCCGGCGGGTCGCCCCACAACGCCTTGGGCTGCTCGGCGGTGAGCATGAACGCGAACGCCTGGAAGCGGGTCGCGTAACGCAGGACGGCGGCGTTCGCTTCCCACAACGGCGTCGGGAGGCGTCCGAGGATCAGGGTGATGATCCATCCCACGATCATGGCGATCTGCATCCCGACACCGACGAGGAACGTCATGATTCCCGCCGGAACCAACAGAATCGGGCGGAAGAACACCGCCGCTCGATTGAGCTGGCCCGGATGCGTCGCGACGCTGACCGCGTAGTCGGAGTTCGCCAGCGCGAACGGCGGATACTGGTCGGTCAACAGCATGTACGAGTACGCGTAGACCCGCGCCTGGTACTGGACGACGTCGGAGAGGAAGTTCGCCATTCCCTCGGGAACGCGCGCGGTGAAGAGCGCGGCGAACCACGCAATGACGCCGACGGCGCCGGCGGCGATAGTGACGAGTTCGAGCCAGAAGAAGTGCGGTATGGCGAGGATCAGCCGCAGCGCGACCGTCCAGCGTCGCTGCGTCGTGGGCCCGTCGAAGGTGACCACAACGTGGTCGTCGCGCTCGGGTTCCGCCTGGGGCGACACGAATTCCACGACGGGAGGGCCTACCGGCGGCGTCGTCACCGTCGGCGGTTCCGGCGGCGCCGGTGGTGCGGCCGGTTCGTTCGCCGGTTCCTCGCGGCCGGGAGCGCGGAGAGGCCGCTCACGCCGCGGACGGGCGGGCACCTCGTCATCAGCCATGCGCGCAGTTTCCCATGGCGGGGAGCCGCCACGTCGGATGATTTGCCTTTAGTGTGCGCGGCATGAAAGTTGACGGAGGACTCGGGTTCGGCGGATCGACCGAAGGCGTTGGCGCGCTCGCCAAACTGCAGGAAGACCAGGGCTACAGCGGCATCTGGAGCGCGGAAACATCCCATGACCCGTTTTTCCCGCTGCTGCTCGCGGCCGAGGCGACCGACACCATCGAGCTTGGTACCGGCATCGCCGTGGCCTTCGCCCGCAATCCGATGATCACCGCCATGACGGCGAACGACTTGCAGCTGGCATCCAAGGGCCGCTTCCTGCTCGGCCTCGGCAGCCAGATCAAGCCCCACATCGAGAAGCGCTTCTCGATGCCGTGGTCGCACCCTGCGCCCCGGATGCGCGAGTTCGTGCTCGCGATGCGCGCCATCTGGGATTGCTGGAACAACGGCACGAAGCTCGACTTCCGCGGCGAGTTCTACACCCACGCGCTGATGACGCCGTTCTTCTCCCCCGGCCCGAACCCCTACGGTCCGCCCAAGGTGTTCCTCGCCGCCGTCGGCGAGAAGATGACCGAAGTGTGCGGCGAGACGTGCGACGGCATGCTCGTGCACGGCTTCACCACCGAGCGCTACATCCGAGAGGTCACGCTGCCGGCGCTCGAGCGCGGCTTCAAGGCGGGCAACCGCGAACGCTCGCAGTTCGAGCTGTCGATCCCGGCGTTCGTCGTTACCGGCGCAAACGACGAGGAGATGGAGAAGGCGGCGGTGGGTGTGCGGCGCCAGATCGCGTTCTACGGGTCGACGCCGGCCTACAAGGGCGTGCTCGAACTCCACGGGTGGGACGACGTGCACCCGAAGCTCAACGCCATGTCGAAGGAGGGCAAGTGGGAAGAGATGGGCACGGTCATCAACGACGACATCCTTGATGCCTTCGCCGTCGTCGCCTCGCCCGACAAGGTCGCGTCAGGCCTGCTGGCGCGCTACGGCGACATCCTCGACCGCCTCTCGTTCTACGCCCCCTACGGCGGCGATCGCGACGTGTGGGCGCAGGTCGTCGCCGAACTCAAGGCGGGGTAGCACCCGAAGCAATCCCGGCGGGCCCTCGGTTCGTACATAGACGTGTGGGCTGCGACTGACGACGCGTTGCTCGCCGGCATGGCCGCCGGCGATGCCGATGCCGCCGTCGCGTTCGTGCGTCGGTTTCAGCGCCGCGTGTACGGCCTCGCCTACGCCGTGACCAACGACGCCACGCTGGCCGACGACATCGCCCAGGAAGCGTTCGTGCGCGCCTGGAAGGCCGCGGCGGTGTTCGACGCCCGCCGCGCGTCCGTGGCGACGTGGTTGCTGACCATCACGCGCAACGCCGCCATCGACGCGCTGCGGATGCGGCGGGCGACGCCATCGGACCCCGACGCCC contains the following coding sequences:
- a CDS encoding CPBP family glutamic-type intramembrane protease, encoding METTPAKGWYADPFGRHRYRFWDGARWTGYAADAEVLWDDVEPANAGIAEVDVAPVKPGVITAVLGYGIGVGLAILVDVLFHTVDKHDKYRLLHVIVSQLGLWSGLIGACVVVSRRRGTGSLRRDFDWRFRKIDVGLGLAGAFAGRLVGGIVVAPIPIPFRHPTAPEKDIFNRVARGPLDWIVLVLIVCVGAPLIEELFFRGLMQPRLVQRFGTAPGLVATALLFGAAHMINWQGRITFIYAASIAGGGLVLGLLRHLTGRLGPGTWAHFFFNAQAVALTALLT
- a CDS encoding DUF4389 domain-containing protein produces the protein MADDEVPARPRRERPLRAPGREEPANEPAAPPAPPEPPTVTTPPVGPPVVEFVSPQAEPERDDHVVVTFDGPTTQRRWTVALRLILAIPHFFWLELVTIAAGAVGVIAWFAALFTARVPEGMANFLSDVVQYQARVYAYSYMLLTDQYPPFALANSDYAVSVATHPGQLNRAAVFFRPILLVPAGIMTFLVGVGMQIAMIVGWIITLILGRLPTPLWEANAAVLRYATRFQAFAFMLTAEQPKALWGDPPAPAAAAAALGEPDLPERPRITRLVLSKAARRLLVTFIVLTIVVYGGLIVVGGVTGVKTARAYQKLDDSHHTLGVAVNQFGADAQQCAISGGLTCLHDANNRLANAFDGFATEVGNISFPAQLDASPLIADAHDCSSALRRMAVASTQADYGAAAADYQSALNRFNQDYSDFAYNADNTN
- a CDS encoding LLM class F420-dependent oxidoreductase → MKVDGGLGFGGSTEGVGALAKLQEDQGYSGIWSAETSHDPFFPLLLAAEATDTIELGTGIAVAFARNPMITAMTANDLQLASKGRFLLGLGSQIKPHIEKRFSMPWSHPAPRMREFVLAMRAIWDCWNNGTKLDFRGEFYTHALMTPFFSPGPNPYGPPKVFLAAVGEKMTEVCGETCDGMLVHGFTTERYIREVTLPALERGFKAGNRERSQFELSIPAFVVTGANDEEMEKAAVGVRRQIAFYGSTPAYKGVLELHGWDDVHPKLNAMSKEGKWEEMGTVINDDILDAFAVVASPDKVASGLLARYGDILDRLSFYAPYGGDRDVWAQVVAELKAG
- a CDS encoding sigma-70 family RNA polymerase sigma factor — protein: MWAATDDALLAGMAAGDADAAVAFVRRFQRRVYGLAYAVTNDATLADDIAQEAFVRAWKAAAVFDARRASVATWLLTITRNAAIDALRMRRATPSDPDALAAVLPPSTIGLADVPALEASDTAQVRAAVASLPEAQRRAVLLAVVGGRTAAEVAEAESIPLGTAKTRIRQAMIRLRDQLASLAPNEEHHES